Proteins encoded by one window of Mycolicibacterium sp. ND9-15:
- a CDS encoding MMPL/RND family transporter, producing MSDHRLDNRPPFLARAVHRLSVFIVIGWVAVAAFTFFAIPSLEQVGREQSVSQVPQDAPSLQAMKRMGQVFKESESDSFAMIVLEGEQPLGPETHVYYDELVRQLRADTNHVHHVQDFWADPLTAPGAESDDGRAMYVQVNLVGDQGEAKANQSVQAVRDLVEGVPPPPGVKAYVTGPAPLVTDMNISGDESILKITIVTIAVILIMLLFVYRSIVTVLCVAVMVGVQVQVARGVVAFLGDHQVLELSIFAVNLLVSLGIAAGTDYAIFFFGRYHEARQAREDPATAFYTTFRSVAKVVLASGTTIAAAIFCLSFARLPYFQTIGVPGALGMLIVVAVAVTLIPASIALGSRFGLFEPKRKVAVRRWRRLGTAIVRWPAPILAAASAVALVGLLALPAYESSYNDRLYMPQDIPANVGYAAAERHFPQARVMPDIVWIESDHDMRNPADFITLHRLAKKVFAVPGVSRVQGITRPEGTPLERTSIPFMISLQSAGMLQMLPFMQGSMDLLKKQADAMADMQAQMQRIYDLTRQMNDATHRMVGKMHDLEDSVNELRDSIADFDDFWRPIRNYFYWEPHCFNIPICLSIRSIFETLDGTDKISSQMSILVEGIDKLDEVMPKMVADFPQMIATIGRMRTGMLTINSTMSGMFDQMEEGTGNATAMARVFDAAQNDDSFYLPPEVFENEDFKRAMELFFSPDGKAMRLIISHRDDPGSPESLARVDAIRTAAEEALKVSPLESAKVHVAGTAATYKDMRDGSTYDLLIAGVAALCLVFIIMLIITRSFIAALVIVGTVALSLGAAFGLSVLIWQHILGIHLHWLVLAMSVIILLGVGSDYNLLLVSRMKEEMGAGLNTGIIRAMGGTGKVVTAAGLVFAFTMLSMVVSDLRIIGQVGSTIGIGLLFDTLVVRAFMTPSIAAILGRWFWWPQRVRPRPASALLRSLGSRSLVRSSLLREEPGPSSSASQQQRANVR from the coding sequence ATGAGCGACCACCGGCTGGACAATCGCCCGCCGTTCCTTGCGCGGGCGGTCCATCGATTGTCGGTATTCATCGTCATCGGCTGGGTGGCGGTCGCTGCCTTCACGTTCTTCGCAATTCCCTCGCTGGAACAGGTCGGCAGGGAGCAGTCGGTATCGCAGGTCCCCCAGGACGCTCCGTCGCTGCAGGCGATGAAGCGCATGGGCCAGGTTTTTAAAGAATCGGAGTCCGACAGCTTCGCGATGATCGTCTTGGAAGGTGAGCAACCGCTCGGCCCCGAGACACACGTCTACTACGACGAGTTGGTTCGTCAACTCAGAGCCGACACCAACCATGTGCATCACGTCCAGGACTTCTGGGCGGATCCGCTGACGGCTCCGGGCGCAGAAAGCGACGACGGCAGGGCCATGTACGTCCAGGTCAATTTGGTGGGTGACCAAGGAGAGGCAAAGGCGAACCAATCCGTCCAGGCGGTCCGGGACCTCGTCGAGGGAGTACCTCCGCCGCCGGGGGTCAAGGCCTACGTCACGGGTCCGGCACCGCTGGTGACGGATATGAACATCAGCGGTGACGAATCCATCCTCAAGATCACTATTGTCACCATTGCCGTGATCTTGATCATGCTGTTGTTCGTCTACCGCTCGATCGTCACGGTGCTCTGCGTGGCGGTCATGGTCGGGGTCCAAGTCCAGGTAGCTCGAGGAGTTGTGGCGTTTCTCGGCGATCACCAAGTGCTTGAACTCTCGATTTTTGCTGTTAATTTGCTAGTGTCGCTCGGGATCGCAGCCGGAACGGACTACGCGATTTTCTTTTTTGGGCGCTATCACGAGGCACGCCAGGCCCGCGAAGATCCGGCGACAGCGTTCTATACCACCTTCCGCAGCGTTGCCAAGGTTGTCCTGGCATCAGGCACGACGATCGCGGCCGCGATTTTCTGTCTGAGCTTTGCCAGGCTTCCCTACTTCCAGACCATTGGTGTCCCTGGCGCTCTGGGCATGCTCATTGTGGTCGCGGTGGCCGTCACGCTCATCCCGGCGAGCATTGCCTTGGGGAGCCGGTTCGGTTTGTTCGAACCCAAGCGCAAGGTTGCGGTTCGTCGATGGCGCCGACTGGGTACCGCCATCGTCCGATGGCCGGCGCCCATTCTCGCTGCGGCGAGCGCGGTCGCACTCGTCGGGTTGCTGGCGCTGCCGGCATATGAATCCAGCTATAACGATCGGCTGTATATGCCGCAGGATATTCCTGCCAACGTGGGGTACGCGGCGGCCGAGCGGCATTTCCCACAGGCGCGAGTGATGCCGGACATCGTCTGGATCGAGTCCGATCACGACATGCGCAACCCAGCGGATTTTATAACTTTGCACAGGTTGGCCAAAAAAGTCTTCGCGGTTCCCGGTGTCTCCAGGGTTCAGGGCATAACACGGCCCGAGGGGACGCCACTTGAACGTACTTCGATACCTTTCATGATCAGCTTGCAGTCCGCCGGCATGCTGCAAATGCTGCCGTTCATGCAAGGCAGCATGGATCTCCTCAAAAAGCAGGCCGATGCAATGGCCGATATGCAAGCGCAGATGCAACGCATCTACGACTTGACGCGCCAAATGAACGACGCGACTCATCGCATGGTCGGCAAGATGCACGACTTGGAGGACAGCGTTAACGAACTACGAGACAGCATCGCCGACTTCGATGATTTCTGGAGGCCCATCCGTAATTACTTCTATTGGGAGCCGCACTGCTTCAACATTCCCATCTGCTTGTCGATTAGGTCAATATTCGAGACGCTGGATGGTACCGATAAGATCAGCTCGCAAATGTCCATTCTTGTTGAAGGCATCGATAAGCTAGATGAGGTCATGCCTAAAATGGTCGCCGATTTCCCGCAGATGATTGCGACCATCGGGAGAATGCGCACCGGGATGCTGACCATCAACAGCACCATGTCGGGGATGTTCGATCAAATGGAAGAGGGGACCGGCAACGCCACCGCTATGGCCAGAGTGTTCGACGCCGCGCAGAACGACGACTCTTTCTATCTACCACCTGAAGTGTTCGAGAACGAGGACTTCAAGCGCGCCATGGAGTTGTTCTTCTCACCGGACGGTAAGGCGATGCGGTTGATCATCTCGCATAGGGATGACCCGGGATCGCCCGAGTCGTTGGCGCGAGTGGACGCGATCAGGACCGCGGCCGAGGAAGCGCTCAAAGTGAGTCCGTTGGAGAGCGCAAAGGTACATGTGGCCGGGACGGCGGCGACTTACAAAGACATGCGAGACGGCTCGACATATGACCTTCTGATCGCCGGTGTCGCGGCGCTCTGCCTGGTCTTCATCATCATGCTGATCATCACGCGGAGCTTCATCGCCGCCCTCGTCATCGTCGGCACGGTGGCGTTGTCTTTGGGCGCGGCATTCGGTCTCTCGGTGCTCATCTGGCAGCATATTCTTGGCATCCACCTGCACTGGCTCGTGCTCGCGATGTCGGTGATCATCCTGTTGGGGGTGGGATCCGACTACAACCTGCTCCTGGTCTCCCGGATGAAAGAGGAGATGGGGGCGGGTTTGAACACCGGTATTATCCGGGCGATGGGCGGTACGGGCAAGGTCGTGACTGCCGCGGGCCTGGTCTTCGCGTTCACCATGTTGTCGATGGTCGTCAGCGATTTGCGCATCATCGGTCAGGTCGGTTCGACCATCGGTATTGGTTTGTTGTTCGACACGTTGGTGGTTCGCGCGTTCATGACGCCGTCGATCGCGGCGATACTGGGCCGCTGGTTCTGGTGGCCGCAACGAGTGCGTCCCCGGCCCGCCAGTGCATTACTACGGTCTCTAGGATCGCGTTCGCTGGTACGTTCCTCGCTGCTCAGGGAAGAACCCGGACCTTCATCCAGCGCTTCTCAGCAGCAGCGGGCGAACGTTCGTTGA
- a CDS encoding hemophore-related protein: MSEKSFTGLAAAAGGLVLSLTAGLGVASAAPDLGPIINTTCSYPQVMSALNATDPAVAAQFNASPMSVSAVQQFLAAPPNERQQMAQMIAGTPGNEQYFGLIEQVFTRCNSF, encoded by the coding sequence ATGTCAGAAAAATCGTTCACCGGGCTGGCCGCCGCAGCCGGCGGTTTGGTCCTGTCATTGACCGCGGGGCTGGGGGTAGCCTCGGCAGCCCCTGACCTGGGCCCGATCATCAACACAACGTGCAGTTACCCGCAGGTGATGTCGGCGCTGAACGCGACAGACCCAGCAGTTGCCGCGCAATTCAACGCATCGCCGATGTCGGTATCCGCCGTGCAGCAGTTCCTGGCTGCGCCGCCGAATGAACGGCAGCAGATGGCTCAGATGATCGCGGGAACGCCGGGAAATGAGCAGTATTTCGGGCTGATTGAACAGGTCTTCACCCGCTGCAACAGCTTCTGA
- a CDS encoding MbtH family protein, giving the protein MSVNPFDDENGTFVVLVNEEEQHSLWPTFADVPAGWRVVFGEADRAACLDYIEENWPDIRPKSLRDRLAQDRGR; this is encoded by the coding sequence TTGAGCGTCAATCCGTTCGATGACGAAAACGGCACCTTTGTAGTCTTGGTCAACGAGGAAGAGCAGCACAGCTTATGGCCGACTTTCGCCGATGTGCCCGCCGGCTGGCGGGTGGTTTTTGGAGAAGCCGACCGCGCCGCCTGCCTGGACTATATCGAAGAGAACTGGCCTGATATCCGGCCAAAGAGCCTGCGCGACAGGCTGGCCCAAGATCGCGGGCGGTAG